One genomic segment of Gossypium arboreum isolate Shixiya-1 chromosome 3, ASM2569848v2, whole genome shotgun sequence includes these proteins:
- the LOC108464884 gene encoding uncharacterized protein LOC108464884 isoform X2: MEGLSVADANLVMYLHPSKSRNVSQSILRELGYLLFKFNETFDGVLLAYDVNILDKQAKILSGVHPYFGLSLKANLLLFSPIPDMLLEGKLVKLSQESIHVIILGFSSVIITAENIRGEFKYRTKDNEELFASKSHKRHVIKVGTMIRFLVKSFDEEILHIIGSLISAHTGSISWLDRRLEVTQEALVGWIDVWRKIQNLIGVL; the protein is encoded by the exons ATGGAAGGATTAAGCGTAGCAGATGCTAATTTGGTGATGTATTTACACCCATCAAAGAGTAGGAACGTGTCTCAGTCGATTCTCCGTGAGCTTGGCTATTTGCTATTCAA GTTCAATGAAACATTTGATGGTGTTTTATTGGCCTATGATGTTAATATTCTGGATAAACAGGCGAAGATTCTTTCTGGTGTTCATCCTTATTTTGGTCTTAGTCTAAAAGCAAATCTCCTACTTTTTTCACCAATTCCAGATATGCTCTTAG AGGGGAAGTTAGTGAAGCTTTCTCAAGAATCTATTCATGTCATTATTCTCGGTTTCTCGTCTGTCATCATAACAGCTGAAAACATTCGTGGAGAATTTAAATATAGAACC AAAGACAATGAGGAACTATTTGCCAGCAAATCTCACAAGCGACATGTCATAAAGGTTGGAACCATGATCCGATTTTTAGTTAAGAG TTTTGATGAGGAAATACTTCATATCATTGGATCTCTGATATCAGCTCACACAGGAAGCATTAGTTGGTTGGATAGACGTTTGGAGGTCACACAGGAAGCATTAGTTGGTTGGATAGACGTTTGGAGGAAGATTCAGAATTTGATAG GAGTTCTATGA
- the LOC108464884 gene encoding uncharacterized protein LOC108464884 isoform X1: MEGLSVADANLVMYLHPSKSRNVSQSILRELGYLLFKFNETFDGVLLAYDVNILDKQAKILSGVHPYFGLSLKANLLLFSPIPDMLLEGKLVKLSQESIHVIILGFSSVIITAENIRGEFKYRTKDNEELFASKSHKRHVIKVGTMIRFLVKSFDEEILHIIGSLISAHTGSISWLDRRLEVTQEALVGWIDVWRKIQNLIGLSKLKKFYMATFLYFNLRKF; this comes from the exons ATGGAAGGATTAAGCGTAGCAGATGCTAATTTGGTGATGTATTTACACCCATCAAAGAGTAGGAACGTGTCTCAGTCGATTCTCCGTGAGCTTGGCTATTTGCTATTCAA GTTCAATGAAACATTTGATGGTGTTTTATTGGCCTATGATGTTAATATTCTGGATAAACAGGCGAAGATTCTTTCTGGTGTTCATCCTTATTTTGGTCTTAGTCTAAAAGCAAATCTCCTACTTTTTTCACCAATTCCAGATATGCTCTTAG AGGGGAAGTTAGTGAAGCTTTCTCAAGAATCTATTCATGTCATTATTCTCGGTTTCTCGTCTGTCATCATAACAGCTGAAAACATTCGTGGAGAATTTAAATATAGAACC AAAGACAATGAGGAACTATTTGCCAGCAAATCTCACAAGCGACATGTCATAAAGGTTGGAACCATGATCCGATTTTTAGTTAAGAG TTTTGATGAGGAAATACTTCATATCATTGGATCTCTGATATCAGCTCACACAGGAAGCATTAGTTGGTTGGATAGACGTTTGGAGGTCACACAGGAAGCATTAGTTGGTTGGATAGACGTTTGGAGGAAGATTCAGAATTTGATAGGtctttcaaaactcaaaaagttTTATATGGCAACCTTTCTGTATTTCAACTTGCGAAAGTTTTAA